The Euphorbia lathyris chromosome 8, ddEupLath1.1, whole genome shotgun sequence genome has a window encoding:
- the LOC136202018 gene encoding uncharacterized protein — MLSVQLLFLLLCQDLSMSLQLRLLQLTWSGLIDHCLVHIFFALSEGIKKLVHREHEHCDGHVLHCSSKRKMHHLLHCQTGLMIPLSLHTHRILVSVAQSRMKLQKRGK; from the exons ATGCTCTCCGTGCAGTTGCTCTTTCTTCTGCTGTGTCAAGATCTCTCCATGAGCTTGCAGTTAAG GTTGTTGCAGCTAACATGGTCAGGACTGATAGATCATTGTCTGGTACACATCTTCTTTGCGCTGTCGGAAGGTATCAAGAAGCTTGTTCACAG GGAGCATGAACATTGCGACGGTCATGTTCTTCACTGCTCGTCGAAGAGGAAGAtgcatcatcttcttcactgTCAGACCGGACTGATGatccctctctctctccataCACATAGAATTTTGGTGTCGGTGGCTCAGAGTCGGATGAAGCTACAAAAACGGGGAAAGTAA